The Solanum lycopersicum chromosome 6, SLM_r2.1 genome has a window encoding:
- the LOC138349225 gene encoding uncharacterized protein yields the protein MAVRRLDEQRVDEEILPQVEEVEQVRQGAQGDQVPIGVQGNEVPVVPPDITNGDIRDALLAISRALTTHVNMGIAPRVNIVERTMTSILRYFLRMKPPIFLGSKVDVPCSKVEKTRLKRKNREFKRAKTFEGGTSKGRLEIQDKPRFEKRFSNQFPSKFLKSNKDRVSNTKSQKGRSGNSPSKKPNCAKFGKKHWGECLVGTKNCFGFGKSGHKVRYFPNVRSKEKGSGQSQASVTSSEDLKRNSFYALCSRGEQEESPCGHRYVTSLLY from the exons ATGGCCGTTAGAAGGTTGGATGAACAAAGGGTGGATGAGGAGATTCTTCCTCAAGTTGAGGAAGTTGAGCAAGTTCGTCAAGGTGctcaaggtgatcaagtccctattggAGTTCAAGGTAATGAGGTTCCCGTTGTTCCCCCAGACATAACTAATGGGGATATTAGAGACGCTTTGCTTGCTATATCCCGAGCTTTGACTACCCATGTGAATATGGGTATTGCACCTAGAGTGAATATTGTGGAGAGAACTATGACATCTATATTGAGATATTTCTTGAGGATGAAGCCTCCTATAtttcttggctctaag GTTGATGTTCCATGCTCAAAAGTTGAGAAAACTCGACTGAAGAGGAAGAATAGGGAGTTTAAGAGGGCCAAGACATTTGAGGGAGGTACTTCCAAGGGTAGGCTTgaaattcaagacaagcctaggtttgAGAAGAGGTTTTCCAACCAATTTCCTTCCAAATTTCTCAAGTCTAACaaggatagggtgtctaacacTAAGTCCCAAAAGGGAAGAAGCGGGAATTCACCTAGCAAGAAACCTAATTGTGCGAAGTTTGGTAAAAAGCATTGGGGTGAGTGTCTAGTTGGGACGAAAAATTGCTTTGGGTTTGGAAAGAGTGGTCATAAGGTTAGGTATTTTCCTAATGTGAGGAGTAAAGAGAAGGGGAGTGGTCAATCTCAAGCAAGCGTTACTAGTTCCGAAGATCTAAAGAGGAACAGCTTCTATGCTCTAtgctctaggggtgaacaagaggaGTCTCCCTGTGGTcaccggtatgttacaagtcttctctattga
- the LOC138349029 gene encoding uncharacterized protein, giving the protein MIDSKECYGCGEIGHIRRNCPRPSYIPPITRGRGGHGRGRYFGGRGGRGNGGHQNGRGNGQTGATTSQHGRGNGQTNDRAHCYAFPGRSEAEASDAVITGNLLVCDCMASVLFDPGSTFSYVSSSFANGLNLHCELLDMPIRVSTPVGESVVVEKVYRSCLVNFVGSNTYVDLVILEMDDFDVILGMTWLSPQFAILDCNAKTVTLAKPGTDPLKMVSKGCLAFLAHLKDDTTQVPSIESVSVVREFLDVFLADLPGMPPDRDIDFCIDLEPGTRPISIPPYRMAPAELRELKAQLQELLNKGFIRPSASPWGAPDGVMVDPSKIETVKNWVRPTNVSEIRSFVGLASYYRRFVKGFSSIASQLTNLTKKNVPFVWSDECEESFQKLKTLLEVNEKGGLLACVESRSSFLYKIKGKQFDDEKLRRIQDKYEHQRPGGTLQRMPIPEWKWERIAMDFVVGLPKTTGKYDSIWVIVDRLTKSAHFIPVKVTYNEEKLAKLYISEVVRLHGVPLSIISDRGTQFTSKGKLSPRYIGPFEVLKRIGEVAYELALPQGLSGVHPVFHVSMLKRYHGDGNYIIRWNSILLDENLSYEEEPVAILDREVRKLRSREIASIKVQWKNRPVEEATREKEADMQERYPH; this is encoded by the exons atgattgactccaaagaatgttatggatgtggggagattggacatattaggagaaattgtcccagaccaagttataTACCCCCAAtaactagaggtagaggtggtcatggtagaggccgttattttggaggacgtggtggtcgaggtaatggtggtcatcaaaacggcagaggtaatgggcaaactggggccactacatcacaacatggtaggggcaacggacagacgaacgatagggcccattgttacgctttccctgggcggtctgaagcggaggcatctgatgctgtcatcacaggtaatcttctggtttgtgattgcatggcttctgtattgtttgatcctggatccacgttttcttatgtgtcttcctcatttgctaatggtctaaatttacattgtgaattacttgatatgcctattcgtgtttctactccggtgggagagtctgtggtagttgaaaaggtatataggtcttgtttggtgaactttgtggggagcaacacttatgtagatttggttatcttagaaatggacgattttgatgtgattctgggtatgacttggctttctccgcaatttgcaatcttggattgtaatgctaaaacggtgacgttagccaagccagggacagacccgtta aaaatggttagtaaagggtgtttagctttcttggcacatctcaaggatgacactacccaagtaccttcgattgagtctgtttcagtggttcgtgagtttttggatgtgttccttGCAGATCTtcccggtatgccaccagatagggatattgatttctgtattgaccttgaaccgggtactcgccccatttctatacccccttatagaatggctcccgcggagttaagagaattaaaggcacaacttcaagagttattgaacaaaggctttattagaccaagtgcatctccttggggtgctccg gatggagtgatggtggatccttctaagattgagacagtgaagaattgggtaagacccactaacgtgtcagaaataaggagctttgttgggttagctagctactaccgccgatttgtcaagggattctcttctattgcttcccaattgacgaacttgactaagaagaatgttccatttgtatggtcggacgaatgtgaggaaagctttcaaaagctcaaaacttt attagaagtaaatgagaagggaggattgttggcttgtgtggagtcaagatcttcttttctttacaaaattaagggaaaacagtttgatgatgagaaactaagaagaattcaagataaa tatgaacaccaaaggcccggaggaacacttcagagaatgcccattccggaatggaaatgggaaagaattgcaatggactttgtggttggccttCCGAAGACAacgggtaagtatgactccatttgggtgattgttgataggctaactaaatctgctcatttcattccggtcaaggtgacttacaatgaagaaaagttagccaaactttacatctcggaagtggtgcgattgcatggggttccactatccatcatatcagatagaggtacgcagtttacttctaa gggtaagctaagtccaaggtatattggaccatttgaagtacttaagcgaataggggaggtggcttatgagttagccttgccccaaGGGCtttccggagtgcatccggtattccatgtgtctatgttgaaaagatatcatggggatggaaattacattatccgttggaattcaattttgcttgatgagaacttgtcttatgaggaggagcctgttgctatcttagatagagaagttcgcaagttgaggtcaagagagattgcatccatcaaggtgcaatggaagaatcgaccggttgaagaagccactcgggagaaggaggcagatatgcaagaaagatacccacat